TCGACCGGACGCACTCCCCGGAATTCACGATGCTGGAGTTCTACGAGGCGTTCGCCGACTACGGCACGATGATGGGGCGCGTCGAGGAGATGATCAGCGCCGCGGCGCGGGTCGTGACCTCCGAAGGCTCCACCGTGGTCTTCCAGGGTACTGACATCGACTTCTCCGCGCCGTTCGAACGGATCCGGTTCATGGACGCCCTGGCGGCGGCGGCGGGGTTCGATCCCGCGGGCGCGACCGACGACGAGCTGCGCGAGCGGCTGCGGATGGCGACGAGCGACGACGTCGCCGACCTGACGCGACCGCAGCTGCTGGACGGGCTGTTCGGCGCGCTGGTCGAGCCGGGGCTGGTGCAGCCGACGTTCGTGCTGGATCAGCCGCGGGAGCTGTCTCCGCTCGCCAAGCCGAAGCGCGGCGAGCCCGAGTTGGCCGAGCGCTTCGAGCTGGTCGTCGCCGGCATGGAGATCGCCAACGCCTTCAGCGAGCTGAACGACCCCTTCGATCAGCGGGAGCGATTCGAGGCGCAGGCGCGTTACAGGGAAGAAGGAGACGAGGGGGCGCACGCTCTGGACGAGGACTACCTGCGAGCGCTGGAATATGGGCTACCGCCGACAGGCGGGTGCGGCATCGGCATCGACCGACTCATGATGATCTTGACCGACCAGGCATCGATCCGGGACGTGATCCTGTTCCCCCAGTTGAGGCCGGAGTAGCGTGCCGGCGGCAGAGTGGTACGTGGCACGGCGCTATCTGGCCTCGCGCAGGAAGGGCCGGTTCCTGTCGCTGATCACGCTGATCGCGGTGGGCGGGGTAGCGGTCGGCGTTGCGGCGCTCATCACGGTCATCGGCATGATGACCGGCATGCAGAGGGACCTCCAGGCGAAGATCCTCGGCGCCAACCCCCACGTCTACGTTTTCCAGAACGGCCAGGGCTTCCGCATGACCGGCTGGCGGGACGTTCTCGAGGAAGTGGAGGACGTCCCCGGCGTGATCGGCGCGCAGCCGTTCGTCATGACCCAGGTGGGCGTTACACCCACCGGCGAGTACGTGCAGTTCGGTACCCTGTGGGGAATGGACGCCGCGGGGAGGGGCGTGCCGGTCAACGAGATCGTGCGCCAGATCCGCTCCGGCGCCCTATCTCTCGGGCCCACCGAGTCGGGGCTCCCCGGGGTGCTCATCGGGCGCAGGCTGGCGGATCGGTTGGGTATCCTTCCGGGCGATGAGGTCACGGTGCTCGCGCCGGAGAATCTGAAGGCCTCTCCGCTGGGCGATGCGATTCCGGCGACCGGCTATTTCGAGGTCACCGGCACGTTCGTCACCGGGCACTTCGAGTACGACTCGGGGCATCTGTACGCGGACCTGGCCGCGGTCGTCTCGCTGCTGGACTTCGAGGACGATGTGGGCGGGCTCGCGCTCGCCGTGGAGGACCCGTTCCTGGCGCGCGAAGTGGGGGACTCGATCAACTCCCGGCTGAGCTTTCCGTACTACACGAACGACTGGATGACGCTGAACAACTCGCTCTTCAGCGCGCTTAAGCTCGAGAAGCTCGGCATGGGGCTGATCCTGTCGCTGATCGTGCTGGTCGCCGCGTTCAACATCATCAGCACGTTGATCATGGTGGTGACCGACAAGACCAGGGAGATCGGCATCCTGAAGTCCATGGGCATGACGCGCGGTGGCGTGCTGCGGATCTTCCTGCTCCAGGGCCTCGCGATCGGCGCCATCGGCACCTTCCTCGGCACCATGGGGGGACTGGTCCTCATCTGGGTGCAGGCTCGCTACGAGCTCATCACGCTGCCCGGGGAGGTGTACGGCATCAGCACGCTCCCCGTGGCGCTCGATGTTCTGGACGTCGGCTGGATAGTGGGGCTCAGCATCCTCATCGCCTTCGCCGCCACGATCCTGCCCGCGCAGCGGGCGTCGCGGCTGATGCCGGTGGAGGCAATCCGTCATGACTGAGCCCCGGACCTTCGGCGGCGCCCCCGACGCGACCGGCTGGGGAGACGACGGGGTCGCCACGCAGCCCGGCCAGGCGGTGCTGGAGGCGCGCCGACTGCGCAAGGTCTACGTGGGCGGGGACGGCTCCGAGCTGGAGGTGCTGACCGGAGTCGATCTGACCGTGGCCCGAGGCGAGGCGGTGGCGATCGTCGGCGCGAGCGGGGCGGGCAAATCCACGCTGCTGCACCTGCTGGGCGGGCTCGACCGCCCCACGTCGGGGGCTGTCAGCCTGGAGGGACGATCGCTCGGCCTGCTCC
This genomic window from Gemmatimonadota bacterium contains:
- a CDS encoding FtsX-like permease family protein, coding for MPAAEWYVARRYLASRRKGRFLSLITLIAVGGVAVGVAALITVIGMMTGMQRDLQAKILGANPHVYVFQNGQGFRMTGWRDVLEEVEDVPGVIGAQPFVMTQVGVTPTGEYVQFGTLWGMDAAGRGVPVNEIVRQIRSGALSLGPTESGLPGVLIGRRLADRLGILPGDEVTVLAPENLKASPLGDAIPATGYFEVTGTFVTGHFEYDSGHLYADLAAVVSLLDFEDDVGGLALAVEDPFLAREVGDSINSRLSFPYYTNDWMTLNNSLFSALKLEKLGMGLILSLIVLVAAFNIISTLIMVVTDKTREIGILKSMGMTRGGVLRIFLLQGLAIGAIGTFLGTMGGLVLIWVQARYELITLPGEVYGISTLPVALDVLDVGWIVGLSILIAFAATILPAQRASRLMPVEAIRHD